A single Burkholderiales bacterium DNA region contains:
- a CDS encoding FoF1 ATP synthase subunit gamma, which produces MTKRREILSRISSLGEIEEILRAMKSLALVETRRISTFIEAQRSAVQVIETALADFTAFYRPDVSSVVPQRDVLCVIGAERGFCGDFNARLVSAIEATVNGSSLPLEMIMIGNRLAQTWGERTPAPRVIEGASVADEVPTVLNRLLDDFRSLLDDGDKTQSVGFTVLLYRERSIESRRLLPVPELPQPPRLQAYPPYLTLPPQQLLLALADQYLYALLHGMYYDSLLLENQKRLEHMDRAINKVEEKLEVLTRRQNQMRQEEITEDIEVILLAIE; this is translated from the coding sequence TTGACCAAACGGCGCGAAATTCTTAGCCGCATATCTTCGCTTGGCGAGATAGAGGAAATTCTGCGCGCGATGAAGTCGCTGGCACTCGTGGAGACAAGGCGCATAAGCACATTTATCGAAGCGCAGCGCTCGGCCGTGCAAGTCATTGAAACCGCGTTAGCGGATTTCACCGCCTTTTATCGTCCCGATGTGTCATCCGTGGTCCCGCAGCGTGATGTGCTGTGCGTAATTGGAGCCGAACGCGGATTCTGCGGCGATTTTAACGCGCGCCTGGTCAGCGCCATCGAGGCCACTGTCAACGGCTCATCGCTGCCGCTGGAAATGATTATGATCGGTAATCGGCTTGCGCAAACTTGGGGTGAAAGAACTCCGGCGCCGCGCGTCATCGAGGGCGCGAGCGTGGCGGATGAAGTGCCGACGGTACTCAACCGTTTGCTTGATGATTTCAGGTCCTTGCTGGACGACGGCGATAAAACGCAGTCGGTCGGGTTCACCGTGCTGCTTTATCGGGAACGGAGTATCGAGTCACGCCGCCTGCTGCCGGTTCCCGAATTGCCGCAACCACCCCGGCTGCAGGCTTATCCGCCTTATCTGACATTGCCGCCGCAGCAATTATTATTAGCACTGGCCGACCAGTACTTATACGCCCTGCTGCATGGTATGTATTACGATTCGTTGTTGTTGGAGAACCAGAAGCGTCTCGAGCATATGGACCGCGCGATAAATAAGGTTGAAGAAAAACTCGAAGTTCTCACCAGGCGCCAGAACCAGATGCGTCAGGAAGAGATCACCGAGGACATCGAGGTCATACTTCTCGCGATTGAGTGA
- a CDS encoding F0F1 ATP synthase subunit alpha: protein MAPDTSSTFESPLALQEQAITRYRFGLRVFERGELNSVGDGIAWIKGLPSARIEELLTFEDGSDAVVFCLLPDVIGAIMLRQTNSVKAGTGVLLSGRNLDVGVGDPLLGRVIDPLGRPLDGQRDPVCVARRALDVKSPRIVERDFVTRPLYTGSKIVDTMLPIGKGQRQLIIGDNGTGKSALALDAVVHQRGRNVRCVYVLIGQKRSTVVQTVNILRRNRALDYSTVVVAEATATPGLKYLAPFAGCAIAEEWTHSGHDTLIVYDDLTTHARSYRELSLLLRRAPGREAFPGDIFYLHARLLERSIALAASRGGGSMTALPIVETEEGEIAAYIPTNLISITDGQIYLDPGLFARGVRPAIDITRSVSRIGGKAQTDAIKREAGRMKLDYLQFLELEVFTRFGAKLEASMQERIARGQLLREILKQQRLDPLPIEYHLAWLVAFNEGMLNGLQKDTLENALQNLRRGVDQSALTLNAERRQWVDAVRAWLSGDPV from the coding sequence GTGGCGCCTGATACATCATCCACCTTCGAATCGCCGCTTGCGCTCCAGGAACAGGCAATTACGCGCTACCGCTTCGGCCTCCGCGTCTTTGAGCGCGGCGAGTTAAACTCGGTCGGCGACGGCATCGCCTGGATCAAAGGACTGCCGTCGGCGCGCATCGAAGAGTTGCTTACTTTCGAAGACGGCAGTGACGCCGTCGTGTTTTGCCTCCTGCCTGACGTGATCGGCGCCATCATGTTGCGGCAGACCAACTCGGTCAAGGCAGGCACGGGGGTGCTGTTATCCGGGCGAAACCTTGATGTCGGCGTCGGCGATCCCCTGCTGGGTCGGGTGATCGATCCGCTGGGTCGGCCGCTCGACGGCCAGCGCGACCCCGTTTGCGTTGCGCGGCGCGCTCTGGACGTCAAATCGCCCAGAATCGTGGAGCGCGATTTCGTGACGCGCCCGCTTTACACAGGCAGCAAGATCGTCGACACCATGTTGCCGATCGGCAAAGGGCAGCGGCAACTGATCATAGGGGACAACGGCACCGGCAAAAGCGCGCTCGCCCTCGACGCAGTGGTGCATCAGCGCGGTCGCAACGTGCGTTGCGTATATGTGTTGATCGGTCAAAAACGCTCGACAGTTGTGCAGACCGTCAATATTCTGCGGCGCAACCGCGCGCTCGACTATTCGACAGTGGTTGTTGCAGAAGCGACCGCCACGCCAGGGCTTAAATACCTCGCGCCGTTCGCAGGCTGCGCCATAGCGGAGGAATGGACCCATAGCGGGCATGACACGCTGATTGTGTACGATGATTTGACCACGCATGCGCGCAGCTACCGTGAACTTTCGCTGCTGCTGCGGCGGGCGCCGGGCCGCGAGGCATTTCCAGGAGATATCTTTTACCTGCACGCGCGCCTTCTTGAACGCTCGATAGCGCTTGCCGCAAGTCGCGGGGGCGGCTCGATGACCGCGCTGCCGATCGTGGAGACGGAAGAGGGCGAGATCGCGGCCTATATCCCCACCAACCTGATTTCGATCACCGACGGACAGATTTATCTTGACCCCGGCCTGTTCGCACGCGGCGTGCGACCCGCGATTGACATCACTCGCTCGGTTTCACGCATCGGCGGCAAAGCGCAGACCGATGCCATCAAGCGCGAAGCCGGCCGGATGAAACTGGATTACCTGCAGTTCCTGGAGCTGGAAGTCTTCACGCGCTTCGGCGCCAAACTTGAAGCATCGATGCAGGAGCGCATCGCGCGCGGACAACTGTTGCGCGAAATTCTCAAGCAACAGCGGCTCGATCCCTTGCCCATCGAATATCATCTCGCCTGGCTGGTCGCTTTCAACGAGGGCATGCTGAACGGACTGCAAAAAGACACGCTGGAAAACGCGCTGCAAAATTTGCGCCGCGGCGTGGATCAGTCGGCATTGACGCTTAACGCGGAGCGTAGACAATGGGTCGACGCCGTGCGTGCGTGGCTGAGCGGAGACCCCGTTTGA
- a CDS encoding F0F1 ATP synthase subunit delta gives MNFDWPTFFLELVNFLVLLWILKRLFFRPVLDMIAKRRAAIEKTLTDAHAIEARAEETKSKYESRMADWEAERNAARAKLLDEIASEKQRRMERLEQAINLEREKNRVSEARRLEEQARAAEIRAIAQAAGFATHLLERLAGPELDSRIVELLVEDLKRLSDEQKQALREAAHKPDAQLEMSSARELAEAAREQLTQAINEALGILPPVAKHIDPSLLSGVRVTLGPWILQATLVDELAFFRDGARRGA, from the coding sequence GTGAACTTCGACTGGCCCACGTTTTTTCTCGAGCTTGTCAACTTCCTTGTCCTTTTATGGATATTGAAGCGGCTTTTCTTTCGCCCGGTGCTGGACATGATCGCCAAGCGCCGCGCGGCTATCGAGAAAACTCTCACCGACGCGCATGCTATCGAAGCGCGGGCGGAAGAAACCAAGTCGAAATATGAGAGCCGCATGGCGGACTGGGAGGCGGAGCGCAACGCGGCGCGGGCCAAACTGTTGGACGAAATCGCGTCTGAAAAGCAACGCCGGATGGAGCGGCTCGAGCAGGCGATTAATCTGGAGCGCGAAAAAAACCGCGTTTCGGAAGCACGGCGGCTGGAAGAACAGGCACGCGCCGCGGAAATACGGGCGATTGCGCAAGCCGCCGGATTTGCGACCCACCTGCTCGAACGACTAGCAGGACCTGAGCTCGATTCCCGCATCGTTGAGCTACTTGTGGAAGATTTGAAGCGCCTATCTGATGAGCAAAAGCAGGCGCTGCGGGAGGCGGCCCACAAACCGGATGCGCAACTCGAGATGAGCAGCGCGCGCGAGCTGGCGGAAGCAGCGCGCGAGCAGTTGACGCAGGCGATAAATGAAGCGCTTGGAATATTGCCTCCGGTTGCAAAGCATATCGACCCAAGTCTCCTTTCAGGGGTGCGCGTTACGCTCGGTCCCTGGATACTGCAAGCAACCCTGGTGGATGAACTTGCGTTTTTCCGCGATGGAGCGCGCCGTGGCGCCTGA
- the atpE gene encoding ATP synthase F0 subunit C has translation MKDMTWFSMLSTVGALIAIALGVLGPAIGMGRAISQAIDALARQPEAERSITRTLFIGLAMIESLAIYVLVVVLIVLFRNPLLEYLVK, from the coding sequence ATGAAAGACATGACCTGGTTTTCGATGCTGTCGACTGTCGGCGCGCTCATCGCAATAGCGTTGGGTGTGCTGGGGCCCGCGATTGGAATGGGCCGTGCCATCAGCCAGGCGATTGACGCGCTGGCGCGGCAACCTGAAGCCGAAAGATCCATTACGCGCACACTCTTCATCGGGCTCGCAATGATCGAGTCGCTCGCGATCTATGTACTGGTGGTGGTATTGATCGTGTTGTTCCGCAACCCGCTGCTGGAATATCTCGTCAAGTAG